The Halalkalibacter krulwichiae genome has a segment encoding these proteins:
- a CDS encoding phage holin family protein produces MRWLIGLLINAVILLGIAYLFDGFELSGFGAAIIASLLLTIVNAVVKPILVVLTLPITVLTLGLFLFVISAITLMLTAALMGSAFVINGFGMALLAAVLIALIQTFVVKPIRKG; encoded by the coding sequence ATGAGATGGCTGATCGGTTTATTGATTAATGCAGTTATACTGCTTGGAATTGCGTATTTATTTGATGGTTTTGAGCTTTCTGGTTTTGGAGCTGCAATCATTGCTAGTTTGCTATTAACGATTGTAAATGCGGTCGTTAAACCGATTCTCGTTGTTTTAACATTACCAATTACTGTTTTGACGTTAGGGCTATTTCTATTTGTTATTAGTGCAATCACGCTCATGTTGACAGCAGCACTAATGGGGAGTGCTTTTGTCATCAATGGCTTCGGAATGGCGCTCTTAGCTGCGGTACTAATCGCACTTATTCAAACGTTTGTTGTAAAACCGATACGAAAAGGGTAG
- a CDS encoding PspC domain-containing protein yields the protein MKRLYRSQYDRKIAGICGGLANYMNIDATLVRLLAVILFFVSGVFPFIIGYIIAVFIIPNEEDVRE from the coding sequence ATGAAACGTTTATACCGATCACAATATGATCGAAAAATCGCCGGCATATGCGGTGGGCTTGCTAATTATATGAATATTGACGCGACTCTTGTTCGTCTACTAGCTGTCATTTTATTTTTCGTATCAGGTGTATTTCCATTCATTATCGGGTATATCATTGCTGTATTCATTATACCGAATGAAGAGGATGTGAGAGAGTAA